One Desulfobulbaceae bacterium genomic window, GGAATTAATCGAGTAGATATCTTGTGCGTAGGTTGTTGCTGTCGAGATGTGCTACCACAATCGGAAGAGAGAAATATAATATTGTAAATTTGGCACCGCGCTTGATTTAGTCCGCATGTTTTTACAGGCGGACGTCGGGTGTGGTAATAAAATCTGTTACTATGATCTGCCAGTTATTGAATGTACGGCTGGTTGATTGCAATTGGAAATCAGGGAATGTGGGATGGAGAATACAAATGTCTGGGATATTGAGAAGGCACGGGAAGTGTACGGGATTTCACGGTGGGGCCTGAGGTACTTTGACATCAATGAGCAGGGGCAGGTGACGGTATCTCCCTTAAAGGAAGAGGGTGGCACCATTGCGATTATGGATGTTATCGAGGAGGCGGTTGCCAAGAAATTGCATTTCCCGTTGCTGATCAGGTTTCAGGATTTGCTGCGCAATCGAGTGATGAGGATTAATCAAGCCTTTAGTCTGGCGATTAAGGAGTTTGATTACAAATCCATTTATCGGGGCGTGTATCCGATCAAGGTTAATCAGTTGCGGGAGGTGGTCGAGGAGATCGTCGACGCCGGGCGGGAATATCACTACGGTCTTGAAGTGGGGTCCAAACCGGAACTCTTTGCTGGTCTCGCCTTTCATGAGGACAAGGAGAGCTTGATTATCTGTAATGGTTATAAGGATCACTGCTATATCCGGATGGCGCTTCTCGGAGTTAAGTTGGGGAAAAAGGTGATCCTGGTCGCCGAGAAACTGGGGGACATTAACAGCATTATCGTTGCCTCTCGCGAGATGCAGGTGGAGCCGATGATTGGCATCAGGCTGCGTCTGATGAGCAAGGGAACAGGCAAGTGGGAAAAAAGTACCGGTGAAAATGCCAAGTTTGGGCTGTCGACCCAGGAGATTCTTGAGGCCTCTGCTTTGTTGAAAGAGGCGGGGATGTCGCATTGCTTAAAGCTTGTCCATTATCATATCGGGTCTCAGATTCCGGATATTCTGGCGATTAAGAAGTCTGTGCGTGAGGCTACCATGTTTTATGCCAAGCTTCGTCAGATTGGCCATGATCTGCAGTATCTTGATGTCGGCGGCGGTCTCGGTGTCGATTATGATGGAAGCCGCAGTACATTTCATTCTTCCATCAACTATTCGCTCAATGAATATGCCCGTGACATTGTTTATAATATTATGGATGTCTGTGATCAGGAGAAGGTGCCGCACCCAATAGTAGTCACTGAGAGTGGCCGGGCGATCGTGGCTCACCATTCTGTTTTAGTGCTCGAGGTTTTCGGTAATATTCAGAAAGTACCGGAGAATGTCGTTGTGGTTCCACCCAACAGTACTCATCGTCTGGTAAAGGAGGTGTGGGACACCTACAATAATATCAATCCTGATAATCCTCTTGAGGCCTATCATGATGCGTTACACTGGAAGGAGGAGATTCATAATCGCTTTACCTTGGGGTTGATCGACCTGACGGTGAAGGCTGAAGTGGAAAAGCTTTTTTGGATGATCGGCGCTCGCGTTCTTGAGTATTTTAAGGATGCTGAGTATGTGCCTGATGAAATTCAGGAGCTGGAAAGTAGTATGAGCGATCAGTATCTGTGTAATTTCAGTGTCTTTCAATCGCTTCTTGATCACTGGGGGATAGGTCAGCTCTTTCCGATCATGCCTTTGCACCGTTTACTGGAGGAGCCGCGCCGGAAGGGCACCCTGGTTGATATTACTTGTGATTCGGATGGTAAGGTCTCGAAATTTATCAATCTGTATGAAGATGGGATGGATACGTTGCCTCTGCACGATTTAAACGGGGAGAGTTATAATATCGGCATTTTCTTGACCGGAGCCTATCAGGACATCATGGGCGATCTTCATAACCTCTTCGGGCGGGTCAATGAGGCGCATGTCTTCCTTGATGAGGATGAGGACTCTGGCTATTATATTGAAGAAACTATTGCCGGTACGACCATGGAGAAGGTTCTAACCTTGGTGCAGTACACGGATAATGATTTGGCCCGAAAAATGAAAGCTCAGTTCGATCGGGCGATCAAGGAAGATCGTTTGCGCCCGAATGAAGCCATGCGGTTATTGAAAGAGTATGAAAAGGGTTTGCAGGGCTATACTTATCTTGATTTGTAGTGCTCACTGCTGTTGCATAAAATAATGCGATAAGTAACATGTGCGTGTGAGTTTGAGGAGACGTGTCAGCTGAGTTTTGCTGAATCTGTTTTTGAGCGCCAACAACAACGGGGCTTTCCAGTTTACTGGAAAGCCCCGTTGTTGTTGGCGCTCAGGGTGAAATTGAGCTGCTGTCTTCGCTCAACTCGTATTTTTTTGTCTGCCCAGATCGCAGTGGTAACCTGCTGTAAAATTGAACAAAAAAATAATTCTTCCGGATTGTTGGAGGTGATTCCGATAAAAACTCTTTTCTGATCAATTTATTGCCAATATATAGCTTGCTTAATATCTCTGTGATTTAGCTTACAGCTACAATGTAGCTAGTAATATTAGGTTTATACTAATGTGGCATGGATTTTGCTATAAATTGCTATAAGTAGATATGTAATTATGTGTATTTTGCTAGTTTAAAGTTGAAGTATTTCGAAGTATCCTGTTTTTATATTCATAATTTGTCTTATATGAAATAACTTTAATACCAGTTATTGTTTGTTGTTTTAGGTGAAATTACAAATCATGAGTGGTAATAGTTTTGTGGCTCTTAGCGATTTTCAGCTTAATTATCCCGACGAAGGGAGCAGGACAAAGAAACGCCTTGATAAGGTTGCCAACAAAAAAATAGAAAATTGTTTAGGGGCGCGATTTTTTCTGAGATGAACTGAGGGACGCGGAAAATACCAAATTACCATAACGCATCCCGGCTTTGGGCCATCTTTGGTCGCGACTCAATTACAAAATCCTCGACGTAGCGCTGCTACGCCTGCGGTTTTGTTCAATCGGCGCAACCAAATCTGACCCAGATCCGGGCGCGATCCAGGTAAATTGGTATTTTCCGAGTCCCTGATATGTATTAAAGAGTTGCCTGGATGGCGGGACAAAATGCAATAGAGTTTTTTGCGGGGCCTCAATGCCCGTTATTGTTTCGATGGGGGACACATGGGTATTCTTGTTGGTGTTTTTAGGCGGTGGCTTCTGCGTTGCACTCGTGGTTTTGGTTGTTATTGGAGTGGAAATCCAGTGGTGCTTCTGGGTGTGTTCATTTTTACCGTGGCATTTTATACGCTGTGTCATGGAGCAGCCCAGCAGGCTACCGCCACTACCTCTTATGAGGTTGATACTCAGATTGCGGTTCAGGCGCTAACCCCGACAGTCTTTCTTACTGCCACTGGAGGTGGTGAAATCTCCGGGACAGTAGAGTTTGGGGTTGAAGCCAATGTCTCGACCGTTCGCCTGTTTTTGGAAAATACCCCTTTGTATTATGAACGGGATGATAATGGTGAGGTGCCACCTATCCCTCTCAATCGGGGAGCGGGGGTGATAATCGAAACCCAGGATGCTGTGCCGAGAAGTCATATCGCCAATTATGAAAAAGACGGCGAACTTGTTTCCGATTTGCCGTCCCTACAGACCGAAACTGTCACCTTTACCAGCCAGCAGGGATATATTTTCAGCCAGCGGCTGCAGGTAACGATTTCCTGGACACAAAATGAACAGATTCTCCCTGCCGGTACCTATACGGGAAAGATGAGACTGACCTGTTTGGTTGAGCCTCCTAATATGTAAAGGTTTTGTGCGAAGTTCGATTGAGATTTTTGAAGGCTGGCACATTGGAGAATATGTGCGCGTGGAAATCAAACGGCAATGCGAAGGACGGTTAGGACATGATGATTTGGTGTAGTTGCAGGGCGGTAGTGTCATGATGAGGGGAATTGGCGTGAGCGCCAATAAAAATAAAAAAAATGAAAGGAGAAAATTATGAAAAAAGTACTCTTTTGCGCAGCACTCAGTGCTTTGGTGATGCTGACAGCTCAAAACAGTTTTGCTGACACGTCTAACTCTGCAACCGCACACGTTTATATGAATGTCGTTGCCAATATCGCTGTACAACCGGGCACTCCTAATGTTGATGCCGGCTCTGTGCAGATGGGTGATTTTGATGCCACCTTTGATTTCAGAATCGATGCCAACACCGAAGGCGTTGCGATGAACCTGGCTGCCTCTCCGCTGTTCAAGGGTGATGATCCTAGAGGTACTGCTGTTGCTCCGATCCCGTTGAATCTCTCTGCTGGTGTGGATGTTTCATGTGACAACGCAAATCCCATGAGGGGTATCGATGGCAACGCTTCTTATGTTGGTGATACCACTATCGGTGCTTTCCCGGCGAGGCAGGCGGAAGACCTGCAGTTTGAAAGCAGCCAGAACGGGCACTTCAGCCAGACCTGCCGCACCACCGTTACCTGGACTCAGGATGACCCGGAAAAGCCGATGGGCGAGTATAGCGGAAAGGTTAAACTTGCCGCTATGGTTATGCCGTAATTTTTTACCCGGAAGGACCGGTTTTGATTGTTTGTGGTTGGCAACGAACACGGCCGGCCCTTTGATCCATTATGGTGCTCACGCCGTTTCCCCTAAATTTATGTGAGTAAGGAGACCATCACAATGTTCAGAAAGATACTGGCCAGTGCCTTGATCGCGACTCTGCTGGTTCTTTTCTCTGCCTTTGGCGCACTAGCCGGGATCTCAATTGCCCCTGCTTTTGTCGAAATTGATATGAGCAAAGGGCAGCCGTCCGGTCAATTTGTTATTACCAATAATGGCGATGAGCCGGAACGATATAGGATCAAGGCGGCTCATTTTGGTTTTTCGCCCACCGGGAATCTCTTAAGTCTGCCAGAGGATAAGAATTCCCTATCATCGTGGATCAAGTTTAACCCTAAGGAGCTTACCTTAGCGCCCAAGACCAATCAGCGGGTGCGGTTCGTGATTGTTCCGAAGGGTAAGTTGGAAGATCAGGAATACTGGGCTGCCATGGAAATGGAGTCGCTCAAGACCAATACCACCCGCACCAAGGACGGTGCTGGCCGTACCCTCAAGCTTGAGGTCAGCTCTTCGGTGATGGTGCCGATTTTCGCTCGACACGGCGAGGTTGCCTACCAGTGCCAAATCGATGAGTTGCAGTTGGTGCGGAATGACAAAGGGGCAACCCTTCAGGTTACGGTTAACAACAATGGCACCGGCCACCTCTATGCGACAGGCACCTTTGAGATACGGGCTGGCGATGGTAGTATGCTTAGTGAGGGGAACTTGGGCAATAGCTATATTATGCCGGGGAATCTTCGCAAGTTTGCGATCCCTATCGAAGAGAAGCTTCCTGGCCAGGTACCCTTGAGTATCAAGGCCGTATACAGCGCGCCTCAAATGAAGGAATCCGTCGAGAAATCAGTCCAGGTCACAATTTAATTGCCCCGGATATGTATCTGTTGAAAGAGCGTTCTAATCCCGCGATCTGCCGGATTAGAACGCTCTTTTTTTTTGTCTTGTTTGGGTGTCTGCCCGGAATGTTAGCGTATTCGTCCACGGTCGCAACGGCAGAGCCAATGGCTGCGGCGGAAGAGCCGCTGTACACACCCCCTCCCTCTTCACCTTCACCCCTTCCGGCAGCTGCCAGTGACTCGGCAAGTTCTGCTGCTGGGAAGATCGCTGCCACTGAGATTTTAGAAACAGAGGTAGTCGGGTTTTCTCTGCGGGGGCCGCAGCGCTGGCAGAAGCTGAGCCTGCTCGACCTCGGTACTGTTATCCGTTCCGAAGGTGATCGCTGGGTTCCGCTGCTTACCTTGCTCCGTGCCCTGGAGGTCCCGGTAACGGAGCAGGGTTCATCGCTGACCTTCCCTCTCTCTCCCCAACTATCCATTGCTATTGATCTCAATTCAGGTCAGGCCGGGCCGGTCGGCACTCTGCAGCCGGTTGAGTTTGTGGTTGGGATCTCTGATATCACAATGCAGCAGGATATCTTTCTCCCGACTTCAGTGGTCGGGAAGCTGTTGGGGATGGAGATATCCTGGGAGGATTCGACGTATGGCTTCGTGGCGAAAACCGATGCTTTCTTTCCTCTGTGGAAACAGGAAGAAAAGCCGTCATTGTTGGCGATGAAGACCGAATCAATCAGGACGGATATTCCTGAAAGGCACGATCTCGCCGAGCCGAGGCAGCGCGATGTGAGTCTTGATTTTGTTGAAATCCGAGGGCGGGCAAAGAGTCAGCTCGTCAGCAGAAACAAGGATAACGATATCTCTATTGAATCACTTGAGCAGGGGGCGTGGGGATCATTACGGGGGGGACGTTATAAGTTGAGATTCACCGAACCTCAGCTTGGTCTGGATACCGATGGCGCCATTGATTTTGGGGACAGTCCCTATGTCAGGTTGGATTGGGCGGAGTGGGATCGTGATTTCAGCAACAGCTCTGTTGTGGCTGGGGACGCCATTTTGGGATTGACCGATCTGGTTTTTCCGTCACTTAATTTCACCGGGGCTACCTGGAGCGGGATTGCGCGAACCGGCGAGATGACGGAAGGGCTCCCCAAGGCCAGAAAGGCTTTTGTCCAGCCCTACCTGGTTGAAGAGTCGGTGCCGGTGGGCTCACAGGTCGAGCTTTACGTCAACGGAAATCTGGTGGATAGCAAAGTGGTGGAAACAGGCCTTCCGACCCTGCCGGGGACGGGGTTGTATCGTTTTACTGATATCCGCCTGTCGCCAGGGACTTTGACCGAAATTCGTGTGCGGGTGATCGAACCCAGCGGGATCGAATCAATCATTGAGCGGACTGTGCTTGGTAGTACCAGTCTGGTTCCTGTAGGAGGACTTCTTTACATGACAGGGGCCGGCACTAACCGGAAGCGGGATGAATGGTCGAGCCGTGGGCTTTACGGAGGGGGGCGGCTCCTCTATGGGGTCAGCGAGAATCTTACCGCAGGTTTGGCATTGGGCACACAGCGGGATTTTTTTGAGCCGGTTGAGTTTTTTAGTTCGGAAGAAAATGAGCGGCAGTATCCCTCTTCCAGTCTTCACTCCAGCGGCCAGCTTACCTGGCGTCCCTTTGACTGGTCGATTTTTTCCGGAGAGGTGAGTTGGGCGCAAGGTCGTTATGATGAGGATGGTGGCAAACCAAGCGATTTCGCTTACAATACCAGTCTTCAGCTATACCCGTTGGCGGATTTGAGGTTGAGTCCCATGTATTTTCGTTTGGGTCCAGAATTTTACGACGGAGTGCATCGAAATCTTCGCGACCGTCAGGGGTATGTGGCCAATGGAGATTATCGGTGGCGGTCGTACTTGCGATTGCGAGCGGCTACCGGCCAAGTGAGTGATAATGTTGATGGTGGGGGGGAAGAGACCCTTCGTGTCGATCTCAATAGGGTGGTTATGGATACCAGTATCATTCCCAGGACCTCAGTTTCTATCGCCTACGATCTTATGGAGGCAACATGGGAGGAGAAAAAGGAGCTTCGGACGTTGGACCTGCAAAGCAGCCTCGGTTTGGGTCTTGCTTTCCGGGGAATCTACTCTACCGGCGATGACCTCTCCCTCATGAACCATTTTGACTTTCTTGACGGTCTGCGACTGCCCGGCTTAGATGTGTCGCAATCCAAGCAGACTTCTCTTTCGCTCACCAAATCCTTTGGCAGCAAGGGACTTTGGAGTGTGCTCTATCGGGAGGCGGGGAGTCGGGAAAGAGTGTCGCTGGTCCATTCGCTTAATACGATCAAGGGTAAGCCATTCCAGGTCAGGACGGAAATCGGTCAGGACGTTAAAGACGGGAAGCTTTTTTTTGAAAACCGCACCGAATATCGGTTGGGCGCCTCTGGTCGTTCCTGGCTCGGTTTTAGGAGCCGGTATGAGGACAATGAGTGGCAGGTTGAGGTTTACCTCAGCTTACAGCGGTTGTTTAATATCGATGGGCGCACTATCACTGATGTTACTGAGCAGCGGATTAGTCCGGAGCAGGGAGTTGTGGGCGGGGTGGTGTATGTCGACCGTAATGCCAACGCGATACGGGAGGATGATGAGATGGGGGTTGAGGGGGTCAAGGTACTGTTGAGTAGTCGTGCCGCCACGAAGAGTAATAGTAAGGGGATTTTTGTTTTTTCTGCGCCTTCCAATGTCGATGAAGTCCGGGTGAGTCTTGATCCTGATACTGTGCCAGCGACTTATTCTGTCATTCATGGCACCCAAAAGGCCAAGGTGGTTCAAGGGGTCAAGACTAAGGTGGATCTGGCCCTGTGTCCTGTTCATGCGGCATTGGGGTATGTGCGGTG contains:
- the speA gene encoding biosynthetic arginine decarboxylase, with product MENTNVWDIEKAREVYGISRWGLRYFDINEQGQVTVSPLKEEGGTIAIMDVIEEAVAKKLHFPLLIRFQDLLRNRVMRINQAFSLAIKEFDYKSIYRGVYPIKVNQLREVVEEIVDAGREYHYGLEVGSKPELFAGLAFHEDKESLIICNGYKDHCYIRMALLGVKLGKKVILVAEKLGDINSIIVASREMQVEPMIGIRLRLMSKGTGKWEKSTGENAKFGLSTQEILEASALLKEAGMSHCLKLVHYHIGSQIPDILAIKKSVREATMFYAKLRQIGHDLQYLDVGGGLGVDYDGSRSTFHSSINYSLNEYARDIVYNIMDVCDQEKVPHPIVVTESGRAIVAHHSVLVLEVFGNIQKVPENVVVVPPNSTHRLVKEVWDTYNNINPDNPLEAYHDALHWKEEIHNRFTLGLIDLTVKAEVEKLFWMIGARVLEYFKDAEYVPDEIQELESSMSDQYLCNFSVFQSLLDHWGIGQLFPIMPLHRLLEEPRRKGTLVDITCDSDGKVSKFINLYEDGMDTLPLHDLNGESYNIGIFLTGAYQDIMGDLHNLFGRVNEAHVFLDEDEDSGYYIEETIAGTTMEKVLTLVQYTDNDLARKMKAQFDRAIKEDRLRPNEAMRLLKEYEKGLQGYTYLDL
- a CDS encoding molecular chaperone; this translates as MFRKILASALIATLLVLFSAFGALAGISIAPAFVEIDMSKGQPSGQFVITNNGDEPERYRIKAAHFGFSPTGNLLSLPEDKNSLSSWIKFNPKELTLAPKTNQRVRFVIVPKGKLEDQEYWAAMEMESLKTNTTRTKDGAGRTLKLEVSSSVMVPIFARHGEVAYQCQIDELQLVRNDKGATLQVTVNNNGTGHLYATGTFEIRAGDGSMLSEGNLGNSYIMPGNLRKFAIPIEEKLPGQVPLSIKAVYSAPQMKESVEKSVQVTI